Proteins encoded by one window of Kineosporia sp. NBRC 101731:
- a CDS encoding helical backbone metal receptor — MDDDLGAPVRVPVTVGRVVSIVPSLTESLAATRPGLLVGATDWCTHPGDLDVVRVGGTKNPDLEGIRRLAPDLVVANEEENRPEDLRALREAGLNVWVTRVRTVPEAFTSLRRMLAAACGPEVPGWLLDAEKSWSAVVPAPEQRVIVPVWRRPWMVVGRDTFTGDVLARLGRFNVFADHAERYPKIQLDELRSVPADLVVLPDEPYAFTRDDGPEAFVPVPSALVSGRHLTWYGPSLTQAPEILRRQLG, encoded by the coding sequence ATGGACGACGACCTCGGGGCACCCGTTCGGGTGCCGGTCACGGTGGGGCGGGTTGTCTCGATCGTTCCCTCGCTCACCGAGAGCCTGGCCGCAACCAGACCGGGTCTGCTGGTGGGGGCGACCGACTGGTGCACCCACCCGGGCGATCTGGACGTCGTCCGCGTGGGCGGCACCAAGAATCCCGACCTCGAGGGAATTCGGCGACTCGCACCGGATCTCGTGGTGGCGAACGAGGAGGAGAACCGGCCGGAGGATCTGAGGGCATTGCGAGAGGCCGGGCTGAACGTTTGGGTGACGCGGGTGCGTACGGTGCCCGAGGCATTCACCAGTTTGCGGCGGATGCTGGCGGCCGCTTGTGGACCGGAGGTTCCCGGATGGTTGCTCGACGCCGAAAAATCCTGGTCAGCAGTGGTTCCCGCGCCGGAGCAGCGGGTGATCGTCCCGGTCTGGCGGCGTCCGTGGATGGTGGTGGGCCGCGACACGTTCACCGGCGATGTGCTGGCCCGGCTCGGGCGGTTCAACGTGTTCGCAGATCACGCCGAGCGGTACCCGAAGATCCAGCTGGACGAGTTGCGTTCGGTGCCGGCTGATCTGGTGGTGCTACCGGACGAACCCTACGCGTTCACCCGTGACGACGGCCCGGAGGCGTTCGTCCCCGTGCCCTCGGCCCTCGTCAGTGGCCGGCATCTGACCTGGTACGGGCCGAGTCTGACGCAGGCTCCGGAGATTCTGCGGCGGCAACTGGGCTGA
- the icmF gene encoding fused isobutyryl-CoA mutase/GTPase IcmF, translating to MSVPDGDSNGLRTTPSSDHAAHQGTIHGSDHGTVPDSTVERRPVRFVTAASLFDGHDASINIMRRILQAQGCEVIHLGHDRSVDAVVAAAIQEDVHGIAISSYQGGHVEYFGYLVDLLAERGAPQVRVFGGGGGVIVPDEIALLKAKGVLIFSPDDGQRLGLAGMISSVVQASDRDLTSTAPDLDELRAGSDPALARAISVIEAGNADAAWLAALRESAGPAPVLGITGTGGSGKSSLTDELIRRLRTDQQDKLRVAVIAVDPTRRRGGGALLGDRIRMNALQPGRTFFRSLATRGAGGQVPEHLPDVINACRAAGYDLVIVETPGIGQGDTGIVDLADVSLYVMTPEFGAASQLEKIDMLDFADAVAINKFERRGALDALRDASKQVARNREAFGVPWDRMPVFGTSAAQFNDDGVTALYQHLRGLLAARGLPVAEGVLPEVTARTSTQAAAVVPPERVRYLAEIVETVRNYRRETAEVAEAARKAQHLRTAISELQSSVIMQNLPGEVLHDHEHSVLAAKADAFERSVPTDVRHQLTEWPDTVRQYAGEEFAVEVRGRTQSTKLRRLTLSGNQIPRVALPRTTDHGDLVRYLREENLPGVFPFTAGVFRFKRDAESPARMFAGEGDARRTNRRFHLLAQGQPATRLSTAFDSVTLYGRDPDLRPDIYGKVGTSGVSIATLDDMRQLYEGFDLCDPTTSVSMTINGPAPAILAMFLNAAIDQQLAAHPHEDPAAVRQRVLSSVRGTVQADILKEDQGQNTCIFSTEFSLRAMADVQEWFIAHGVRNFYSVSISGYHIAEAGANPISQLAFTLANGFTYVESYLARGMAIDDFAPNLSFFFSNGMDAEYTVLGRVARRIWAVAMRERYGAGERSQKLKYHVQTSGRSLHAQEMNFNDIRTTLQALCALYDNANSLHTNAYDEAVTTPTEASVRRALAIQLIINAEWGLSMNENPLQGSYIVTELTDLVEEAVLAEFERISERGGVLGAMETGYQRGRIQDESMLYEQRKHDGSLPLIGVNTFLGPDEAASQGLQGLIRATEQEKQSQLDRLHRFHEAHRHEAPAALAALKHSAAAGGNVFDELMNAVRCCSLGQITEAFFEVGGQYRRNV from the coding sequence ATGTCGGTTCCGGACGGCGACAGCAACGGCTTGCGGACGACGCCGAGCTCTGATCACGCGGCCCACCAGGGCACGATCCACGGCAGCGATCACGGCACAGTGCCGGACTCGACGGTGGAGAGACGTCCGGTGCGGTTCGTCACCGCGGCCAGCCTGTTCGACGGCCACGACGCCTCGATCAACATCATGCGGCGCATCCTGCAGGCCCAGGGGTGCGAGGTGATCCATCTCGGTCATGACCGCTCCGTGGATGCCGTGGTGGCGGCCGCGATCCAGGAAGACGTGCACGGCATCGCGATCAGCTCCTACCAGGGCGGCCACGTCGAGTACTTCGGCTACCTGGTAGACCTGCTGGCCGAACGAGGTGCCCCGCAGGTGCGGGTCTTCGGCGGGGGCGGTGGCGTGATCGTTCCCGACGAGATCGCCCTGCTGAAGGCCAAGGGGGTGCTGATCTTCTCGCCGGACGACGGGCAACGACTGGGCCTGGCGGGAATGATCAGCTCGGTGGTGCAGGCGTCGGACCGCGACCTCACGAGCACGGCGCCGGACCTCGACGAGCTCCGGGCCGGGTCGGATCCGGCGCTGGCCCGGGCGATCTCGGTGATCGAGGCGGGAAACGCCGACGCGGCCTGGCTTGCTGCACTACGGGAGAGCGCGGGGCCGGCCCCGGTGCTCGGCATCACCGGTACCGGCGGCTCAGGCAAGTCGTCGCTCACCGACGAGCTGATCCGCCGTCTGCGCACCGACCAGCAGGACAAGCTCCGCGTAGCCGTGATCGCCGTCGATCCCACCCGGCGCCGGGGCGGTGGCGCACTGCTCGGCGACCGGATCCGGATGAACGCCCTGCAGCCCGGCCGCACCTTCTTCCGTTCCCTGGCCACCCGGGGCGCCGGCGGCCAGGTGCCCGAGCACCTGCCCGACGTGATCAATGCCTGCCGGGCAGCGGGTTACGACCTGGTGATCGTCGAGACCCCGGGCATCGGGCAGGGTGACACCGGCATCGTCGACCTCGCCGACGTGTCGCTGTACGTGATGACGCCCGAGTTCGGCGCCGCGTCGCAGCTCGAGAAGATCGACATGCTCGACTTCGCCGACGCGGTGGCGATCAACAAGTTCGAGCGGCGCGGCGCGCTCGACGCCCTGCGCGACGCGAGCAAGCAGGTCGCCCGCAACCGCGAGGCGTTCGGCGTGCCCTGGGACCGGATGCCCGTCTTCGGTACCAGCGCGGCCCAGTTCAACGACGACGGCGTGACGGCCCTCTACCAGCACCTGCGCGGGCTGCTGGCGGCCAGGGGTCTGCCCGTGGCCGAGGGCGTGCTGCCGGAGGTGACGGCCAGGACGTCGACCCAGGCCGCCGCGGTCGTGCCGCCCGAACGGGTGCGATACCTGGCCGAGATCGTCGAGACAGTGAGGAATTACCGCCGGGAGACGGCAGAGGTGGCGGAGGCGGCGAGAAAGGCCCAGCACCTTCGGACTGCGATCAGCGAACTCCAATCCTCCGTGATCATGCAAAACCTCCCCGGGGAGGTTTTGCATGATCACGAACACAGTGTTCTTGCCGCGAAGGCCGACGCATTCGAGCGTTCGGTGCCCACCGACGTCCGCCATCAGTTGACCGAATGGCCCGACACCGTGCGCCAGTACGCGGGTGAGGAGTTCGCGGTCGAGGTCCGGGGGCGCACGCAGAGCACGAAACTGCGCCGGCTGACGCTCTCGGGCAACCAGATTCCCCGGGTCGCCCTGCCTCGCACCACCGACCACGGCGATCTGGTGCGGTATCTGCGCGAGGAGAACCTGCCGGGAGTCTTCCCTTTCACCGCCGGGGTGTTCCGGTTCAAGCGGGATGCCGAGTCGCCGGCCCGGATGTTCGCCGGCGAAGGCGATGCCCGGCGCACCAACCGCCGCTTTCATCTGCTGGCGCAGGGTCAGCCCGCGACCCGGCTGAGCACAGCCTTCGACTCCGTGACCCTGTACGGCCGCGACCCCGACCTACGGCCCGACATCTACGGCAAGGTCGGCACTTCCGGCGTCTCCATCGCCACGCTCGACGACATGCGCCAGCTGTACGAGGGCTTCGACCTCTGCGACCCCACCACCTCGGTCTCGATGACGATCAACGGCCCGGCCCCGGCGATCCTGGCCATGTTCCTGAACGCGGCGATCGATCAGCAGCTGGCAGCACACCCGCACGAAGACCCGGCCGCCGTCCGTCAGAGAGTCTTGAGCTCGGTCCGCGGCACCGTTCAGGCCGACATCCTCAAGGAGGATCAGGGCCAGAACACCTGCATCTTCAGCACCGAGTTCTCGCTGCGGGCCATGGCTGATGTGCAGGAGTGGTTCATCGCCCACGGTGTGCGCAATTTCTACTCGGTCTCGATCAGCGGGTATCACATCGCCGAGGCCGGGGCCAACCCGATCAGTCAGCTGGCGTTCACGCTGGCTAACGGATTCACCTACGTGGAAAGCTATCTCGCGCGAGGTATGGCGATCGACGACTTCGCGCCGAACCTGTCGTTCTTCTTCAGCAACGGTATGGACGCCGAGTACACGGTGCTCGGACGGGTGGCCCGGCGGATCTGGGCGGTGGCGATGCGGGAGCGCTACGGTGCGGGTGAGCGCAGCCAGAAGCTCAAGTATCACGTGCAGACCTCGGGCCGCTCGCTGCACGCGCAGGAGATGAACTTCAACGACATCCGCACCACGCTGCAGGCCCTCTGCGCGCTCTACGACAACGCGAACTCGTTGCACACCAACGCCTACGACGAGGCGGTGACCACTCCGACCGAGGCCTCGGTGCGCCGGGCCCTGGCGATCCAGCTGATCATCAACGCCGAATGGGGCCTGTCGATGAACGAGAACCCGCTCCAGGGCTCGTACATCGTCACCGAGCTCACCGATTTGGTCGAAGAGGCCGTACTGGCGGAGTTCGAGCGCATCAGTGAACGCGGCGGGGTGCTGGGCGCGATGGAGACCGGGTATCAGCGGGGCCGGATCCAGGACGAGTCGATGCTGTACGAGCAGCGCAAGCACGACGGATCGCTGCCGTTGATCGGGGTGAACACGTTCCTCGGACCGGACGAGGCGGCGAGCCAGGGGCTCCAGGGCCTGATCCGGGCGACCGAGCAGGAGAAGCAGTCGCAGCTGGACCGGCTGCACCGGTTCCATGAGGCGCACCGGCACGAAGCCCCCGCGGCCCTGGCCGCCCTCAAGCACTCGGCGGCGGCCGGGGGCAATGTGTTCGACGAGTTGATGAACGCCGTACGCTGCTGCTCCCTGGGCCAGATCACCGAGGCCTTCTTCGAGGTCGGCGGTCAGTACCGTCGCAACGTTTGA
- a CDS encoding sodium:solute symporter family protein, producing MDSDVLRLDASAIDYVILASYFAVVLGIGVLARRQVSSSIDFFLSGRSLPAWVTGLAFVSANLGAIEIMGMSANGAQYGLPTMHYFWIGAVPAMLFLAVVMMPFYYGSKVRSVPEFMLRRFGPAAHLVNALSFALAQVLIAGVNLYLLGTIVNVLLGWPLWVSLIAAAAIVLVYTTLGGLSAAIYNEVLQFFVIVAALLPLTLAGLHKVGGWEGLKDKISASPGGAEQLSAWPGNELSGFNNDFLSVFGIIFGLGFVLSFGYWTTNFVEVQRAMASKSMSAARRTPVIGAFPKLFIPFIVVIPGMIAAVSVQEMVQYKANGGTGGDVTYNDALLLLMRDLLPNGLLGLAITGLLASFMAGMAANISAFNTVFSYDIWQTYVVKDRPDEYYLKVGRVITIVATIAAIFTAVIASGYSNLMDYLQQLFSFFNAPLFATFILGMFWKRMTATAGWVGLVVGTSSAIFIFILSETDVISLQGQGASFLAAGVAFVADIVISVLVTMVTKPKPESELRGLVYSLTPKADLSENRTGDEAVWYRSTPMLVGVAGVLVVALNIIFF from the coding sequence GTGGACTCGGACGTCCTCCGCCTGGATGCGTCTGCCATTGACTACGTGATCCTGGCGTCGTATTTCGCTGTGGTCCTCGGTATCGGTGTGCTGGCCCGTCGGCAGGTGTCGAGCAGTATCGACTTCTTCCTGTCCGGCCGATCACTGCCTGCCTGGGTCACCGGCCTCGCGTTCGTCTCCGCGAACCTCGGTGCCATCGAGATCATGGGTATGTCGGCGAACGGCGCGCAGTACGGCCTGCCGACCATGCACTACTTCTGGATCGGCGCCGTTCCGGCGATGCTGTTCCTCGCCGTGGTGATGATGCCGTTCTATTACGGCTCGAAAGTTCGCTCGGTGCCTGAGTTCATGCTGCGCCGGTTCGGTCCGGCCGCGCACCTGGTGAACGCGCTGAGCTTCGCGCTCGCGCAGGTGCTGATCGCCGGCGTGAACCTGTACCTGCTCGGCACCATCGTGAATGTGCTGCTGGGCTGGCCGCTCTGGGTCTCCCTGATCGCCGCCGCCGCGATCGTGCTGGTCTACACCACCCTCGGCGGTCTGTCAGCGGCGATCTACAACGAGGTGCTGCAGTTCTTCGTCATCGTCGCTGCGCTGCTGCCGCTCACGCTGGCCGGTCTGCACAAGGTCGGCGGCTGGGAAGGCCTGAAGGACAAGATCAGCGCCAGCCCCGGCGGCGCCGAGCAGCTCTCGGCCTGGCCCGGTAACGAGCTCTCCGGCTTCAACAACGACTTCCTCTCGGTCTTCGGCATCATCTTCGGCCTCGGCTTCGTGCTCTCCTTCGGCTACTGGACGACGAACTTCGTCGAGGTCCAGCGCGCGATGGCTTCCAAGAGCATGTCGGCCGCCCGCCGCACCCCGGTGATCGGCGCCTTCCCGAAGCTGTTCATCCCCTTCATCGTCGTGATCCCCGGCATGATCGCCGCGGTCTCGGTGCAGGAGATGGTGCAGTACAAGGCGAACGGCGGCACCGGCGGCGACGTCACCTACAACGACGCGCTGCTGCTGCTCATGCGTGACCTGCTGCCGAACGGCCTGCTGGGCCTGGCCATCACCGGTCTGCTGGCCTCGTTCATGGCCGGTATGGCCGCGAACATCAGTGCCTTCAACACGGTGTTCAGCTACGACATCTGGCAGACCTACGTGGTGAAGGACCGCCCCGACGAGTACTACCTCAAGGTCGGCCGGGTCATCACCATCGTCGCCACCATCGCCGCGATCTTCACCGCGGTGATCGCGTCGGGCTACTCGAACCTGATGGACTACCTGCAGCAGCTGTTCTCGTTCTTCAACGCACCGCTGTTCGCCACGTTCATCCTCGGGATGTTCTGGAAGCGCATGACGGCCACGGCCGGCTGGGTCGGCCTGGTGGTCGGAACCAGCTCTGCCATCTTCATCTTCATCCTCTCCGAGACCGACGTGATCAGCCTGCAGGGTCAGGGCGCGAGCTTCCTGGCGGCGGGTGTGGCCTTCGTGGCCGACATCGTGATCAGCGTGCTGGTGACGATGGTGACCAAGCCGAAGCCCGAGTCCGAACTGCGGGGTCTGGTCTACTCCCTGACGCCGAAGGCCGACCTGAGCGAGAACCGCACGGGCGACGAGGCGGTCTGGTACCGCTCCACCCCGATGCTGGTGGGCGTGGCCGGCGTGCTCGTGGTGGCCCTGAACATCATCTTCTTCTAA
- a CDS encoding MarR family transcriptional regulator: protein MSQLPFDPIEEAQRQWVAHGWDDAAPGMAAVTSIVRAHQILMARVEETLRPHDLTFARYELLQLLAFTKTGSLPLSRIGARLQVHPASVTNAVDRCEQRGLVRRMPHATDRRTTLAEITDPGRELVSKATDSLNREVFTSLGLDEAAMGELTGVLKHFRQAHGDFS from the coding sequence ATGAGCCAGCTGCCTTTCGACCCGATCGAAGAGGCGCAACGTCAGTGGGTCGCCCACGGCTGGGACGACGCCGCGCCCGGGATGGCGGCCGTGACCTCGATCGTGAGGGCGCACCAGATCCTCATGGCGCGGGTGGAGGAGACGCTGCGGCCGCACGACCTGACCTTCGCCCGCTACGAACTGCTGCAGCTGCTGGCCTTCACGAAGACCGGGTCCCTGCCACTTTCGAGGATCGGTGCCCGGTTGCAGGTGCATCCGGCCAGCGTCACCAATGCGGTCGACCGGTGTGAGCAGCGAGGGCTGGTGCGGCGGATGCCGCACGCCACCGACCGGCGCACCACCCTGGCCGAGATCACCGATCCCGGGCGGGAACTGGTGTCCAAGGCCACGGACAGCCTGAACCGTGAGGTCTTCACCTCGCTGGGCCTGGACGAAGCGGCCATGGGCGAGCTGACCGGCGTCCTCAAGCATTTTCGTCAGGCGCACGGTGACTTCTCGTGA
- a CDS encoding SLC13 family permease: MWLVLAVGGVLVVLTGWLPRAQAYDVAVERALPVLGFLVAITILADLAEKAGVFDAAARVAARLARGSTLRLFLLIAALGVLTTVGMSLDTTAVLLTPVVLTVTDKLGLRPMPFALLVVWLANTASLLLPVSNLTNLLAISRLDMHPTQFLARMALPELACVLVTVFYLWLIHRRDLRGSFDPPEHVPPPDPWTFRVCALACLALAPGVVAGFEPWVVAVPCALAAVTVFAVRAPSVLGIWLLPWRIVLLTEGLFLVVTALTVHGGRDLIEHLAGQSTLATVITAAGASNLVNNLPAYLAVESAVPAGHTTQLLGALIGTNAGPLVLLWGSLATLLWRERCRQRGVEISALRFGLVGLGGLPLILLGGWAALLVTS, encoded by the coding sequence ATGTGGCTCGTACTGGCGGTCGGTGGCGTGCTCGTCGTTCTCACCGGGTGGCTCCCCCGGGCACAGGCGTACGACGTGGCGGTCGAGCGCGCCCTGCCGGTACTCGGGTTCCTCGTCGCCATCACGATTCTGGCCGATCTGGCCGAGAAGGCAGGGGTTTTCGATGCCGCGGCCCGGGTGGCGGCGCGGCTGGCCCGGGGCTCGACGCTGCGGCTGTTCCTGCTGATCGCCGCACTGGGTGTGCTGACCACCGTCGGGATGAGCCTGGACACCACCGCGGTGCTGCTCACGCCGGTCGTGCTCACGGTCACCGACAAGCTAGGCCTGCGCCCGATGCCGTTCGCGCTGCTCGTGGTCTGGCTGGCGAACACCGCGAGCCTGCTGCTGCCGGTCTCCAACCTGACCAACCTGCTCGCGATCAGCCGGCTCGACATGCACCCCACCCAGTTCCTGGCCCGGATGGCCCTTCCCGAGCTGGCCTGCGTGCTGGTGACGGTGTTCTACCTCTGGCTGATCCACCGCCGTGACCTGCGCGGGAGCTTCGACCCGCCCGAGCACGTCCCCCCGCCGGACCCCTGGACGTTCCGCGTCTGCGCCCTGGCCTGCCTGGCTCTCGCGCCCGGCGTGGTGGCCGGCTTCGAACCGTGGGTCGTGGCAGTGCCCTGCGCCCTGGCCGCAGTGACGGTGTTCGCCGTCCGTGCACCCTCGGTGCTGGGGATCTGGCTCCTGCCCTGGAGGATCGTGCTGCTGACCGAAGGACTCTTCCTCGTCGTCACCGCGCTGACCGTGCACGGTGGACGCGACCTGATCGAGCACCTGGCCGGGCAGTCGACCCTGGCCACCGTGATCACCGCGGCCGGTGCGAGCAACCTGGTGAACAACCTCCCCGCCTACCTGGCCGTGGAGTCGGCCGTCCCGGCAGGCCACACCACCCAGCTCCTCGGCGCCCTGATCGGCACCAACGCCGGCCCTCTCGTCCTGCTCTGGGGCTCCCTGGCCACCCTGCTGTGGCGCGAACGCTGCCGCCAGCGAGGCGTCGAGATCAGTGCCCTCCGCTTCGGTCTGGTCGGACTCGGCGGCCTCCCCCTGATCCTGCTGGGCGGCTGGGCGGCGCTGCTGGTGACGAGTTAA
- a CDS encoding PPOX class F420-dependent oxidoreductase, whose protein sequence is MATRALPESHKDLLERANFAHLATIRPDGSPQSSVMWFAWDGEVLKLTHTKNRQKFANLQNEPRVALSVLDPENPYRFVEVRAKLESVEDDDADASFYHSLQIRYGNVYPISDADVRVVLTFRPEQFIAVVGGSVVN, encoded by the coding sequence ATGGCAACCAGGGCCCTTCCGGAAAGTCATAAGGACCTGCTCGAACGAGCCAATTTCGCCCACCTGGCCACGATCCGTCCCGACGGGTCACCCCAGAGCAGCGTGATGTGGTTCGCCTGGGACGGCGAGGTGCTGAAGCTGACGCACACGAAGAACCGGCAGAAGTTCGCGAACCTGCAGAACGAGCCCCGCGTGGCGCTGTCGGTGCTGGACCCGGAGAACCCTTACCGGTTCGTCGAGGTCCGGGCGAAGCTGGAGTCGGTGGAGGACGACGACGCCGATGCGTCCTTCTACCACTCGCTCCAGATCCGCTACGGCAACGTCTATCCGATCAGTGATGCCGATGTCCGGGTGGTGCTGACCTTCCGCCCGGAGCAGTTCATCGCGGTCGTCGGCGGGTCTGTCGTCAACTGA
- a CDS encoding putative protein N(5)-glutamine methyltransferase → MTYDEVVTTLRAAGCVWAEEEASLLTESTTSSLDLEAMVTRRAQGVPLELVVGWARFRGLRIRVEPGVFVPRLRTELLAGQAISAVRQLDQPVVVELCCGAGAISAAILAETTATLHAADIDPVAVRVAATNLGTRATLHTGDLFAPLPQQLRGRIDVLVANVPYVPTGDIPFLPAESRLHEPGATVDGGGDGLALFRRLVMGATSWLAPGGRVMSEVSERQAPLAEAIVAGQGLETELHEDPDLNATVVTGVFYSGTNAPN, encoded by the coding sequence ATGACGTACGACGAGGTGGTCACCACCCTGCGGGCCGCGGGCTGTGTGTGGGCCGAGGAAGAGGCCTCGCTGCTTACCGAAAGCACAACCTCCTCGCTGGATCTCGAGGCCATGGTGACACGGCGGGCGCAGGGGGTCCCGCTCGAGCTCGTGGTGGGATGGGCGCGGTTCCGAGGGCTGCGGATCCGGGTCGAGCCGGGGGTCTTCGTCCCCCGTCTGCGCACAGAACTCCTTGCCGGGCAGGCCATCTCGGCCGTCAGACAACTGGATCAGCCGGTGGTCGTCGAGCTCTGCTGCGGGGCCGGGGCGATCAGCGCCGCGATCCTGGCCGAGACCACGGCCACGTTGCACGCCGCCGACATCGACCCGGTCGCCGTCCGGGTCGCCGCCACCAACCTGGGCACCCGGGCGACCCTGCACACCGGCGATCTCTTCGCGCCGCTCCCCCAGCAGTTGAGGGGACGGATCGACGTGCTCGTCGCCAACGTGCCCTACGTTCCGACCGGCGACATCCCCTTCCTGCCCGCGGAGTCCCGGCTGCACGAACCCGGCGCGACCGTGGACGGGGGCGGCGACGGCCTGGCCCTCTTCCGGCGCCTGGTGATGGGCGCCACGTCGTGGCTGGCGCCCGGCGGACGGGTCATGTCCGAGGTGAGCGAGCGCCAGGCACCCCTCGCCGAGGCCATCGTTGCTGGTCAGGGACTGGAGACTGAGCTCCACGAAGACCCCGACCTGAATGCGACGGTCGTCACAGGCGTCTTTTATTCGGGAACCAACGCACCCAACTGA
- a CDS encoding CapA family protein translates to MDDEPRRPASTASVSPPSPTTPAPDQFTLVATGDVLLHKPLWIQAKRDAQATGRSRLDFAPMMDEVRTYVESADVGLCHLETPLAPPGGPYSSYPSFSGPPQIAAGLAATGYDVCSTASNHTFDQGGDGIDRTLARLDAAGLRHTGSARTQKEARRITMLRVNGAKIAFLSYTYGFNGIDYPQGQTWRANLLQESTVLKDAARARKAGADVVVTSLHWGQEYQQTPSADQAYLAPRLAKSGKIDLIISHHAHVVEPVQKIGRTWVVYGLGNLLADHDTPGKANAEGLLTRFTFTRSPGARRFTVSKAEYVPLLMTKKTPHRVLDVRQALRTKDYGSTTRPRLLQALRRTTKVVESMGGAKAGLTPATP, encoded by the coding sequence GTGGACGACGAACCCCGCCGGCCGGCCTCCACGGCGTCGGTCAGCCCGCCGTCGCCCACCACCCCGGCACCCGATCAGTTCACTCTGGTCGCCACCGGTGATGTCCTGCTGCACAAGCCTTTATGGATCCAGGCGAAGCGGGATGCCCAGGCCACCGGGCGCAGTCGCCTGGATTTCGCACCGATGATGGACGAGGTGCGCACCTATGTGGAGAGCGCGGACGTCGGGTTGTGTCATCTGGAGACGCCCCTCGCTCCCCCGGGCGGCCCGTACTCCTCCTACCCGAGTTTCTCCGGCCCTCCCCAGATCGCCGCCGGGCTGGCCGCGACCGGTTACGACGTGTGCAGCACCGCCAGCAATCACACCTTCGACCAGGGCGGTGACGGGATCGACCGCACCCTGGCCCGGCTCGACGCGGCCGGCCTGCGACACACCGGCTCCGCGCGCACCCAGAAGGAGGCACGGCGCATCACGATGCTGCGCGTGAACGGAGCGAAGATCGCTTTCCTCTCGTACACCTACGGTTTCAACGGGATCGACTATCCGCAGGGGCAGACCTGGCGGGCGAACCTCCTTCAGGAGTCGACCGTGCTGAAAGACGCCGCCCGGGCCCGGAAGGCCGGTGCCGACGTGGTGGTGACCTCGCTGCACTGGGGGCAGGAGTACCAGCAGACCCCGTCGGCCGACCAGGCCTACCTGGCTCCCCGGCTGGCGAAATCCGGAAAGATCGACCTGATCATCAGCCATCACGCCCACGTGGTGGAGCCGGTGCAGAAGATCGGCCGCACCTGGGTGGTCTACGGGCTCGGCAACCTGCTGGCCGACCACGACACCCCGGGCAAGGCCAACGCCGAGGGCCTGCTGACCCGGTTCACCTTCACCCGCTCACCCGGGGCCCGGCGCTTCACCGTCTCGAAGGCCGAGTACGTGCCCCTGCTGATGACCAAGAAGACACCGCACCGAGTGCTCGACGTGCGCCAGGCCCTGCGCACGAAGGACTACGGCTCGACCACCCGTCCCCGGCTGCTCCAGGCCCTGCGCCGCACCACGAAGGTGGTGGAGAGCATGGGCGGGGCGAAAGCCGGCTTAACCCCCGCAACCCCCTGA
- a CDS encoding N-acetyltransferase yields MQIRRETAADRIAADEVHRRGFGDEGPVIVRLLTALRAMPPSSSDLALVAEEGGEVVGSVLCTRSLLDAPRRLVDVAVLSPLAVAPGHQGRGIGSALVRAAIEEMSKTSVPLLFLEGDPAFYRRVGFRAGGPLGFRKPSLRTPDAAFQVVKLPAYEDWMSGTLVYAREFWDNDCVGLREAGA; encoded by the coding sequence GTGCAGATTCGCAGGGAGACCGCGGCTGACCGGATCGCCGCCGACGAGGTTCACCGACGAGGCTTCGGGGACGAAGGGCCCGTGATCGTCCGGCTGCTGACCGCGCTTCGGGCCATGCCGCCGTCCTCGAGCGATCTGGCGCTGGTGGCGGAGGAGGGCGGCGAGGTCGTCGGCTCGGTTCTCTGCACCCGCAGCCTGCTCGATGCCCCACGCCGGCTGGTCGACGTGGCGGTGCTCAGCCCGCTGGCCGTAGCCCCCGGACATCAAGGGCGGGGAATCGGGTCGGCGCTGGTGCGGGCCGCGATCGAGGAGATGTCGAAGACCTCTGTCCCCTTGTTGTTCCTCGAGGGCGATCCGGCCTTCTACCGTCGGGTCGGTTTCCGCGCGGGCGGGCCACTGGGCTTTCGCAAGCCGTCGCTGCGCACCCCCGACGCGGCGTTCCAGGTGGTGAAACTGCCCGCCTACGAAGACTGGATGAGCGGCACACTGGTCTACGCGCGGGAGTTCTGGGACAACGACTGCGTCGGGCTGCGGGAAGCGGGCGCATGA